The Macrobrachium rosenbergii isolate ZJJX-2024 chromosome 12, ASM4041242v1, whole genome shotgun sequence region aatatagagtTGTGCttcttttgtgcagcttcaggaagcgcttcaggtagtttactctgtcagaTGCTTTTTCTCACATTTACAACTTAGGAatacaggagaggctgatgataagTAATAGTTCAGCAGTTCTTtaaggatgtagatgcaggtgttggTTGAATGGTTTGCTTTAAATCAGAACAGGTTGTCAATAGTGTGTAGAAAGGAGAAGTCTGACTAGAAGAGCTAACTcgagtatcttcgacgcaatttgtagtaattgcaatcaaGGCGATAATTGCCTGGTCATTTGAACTTCAGCTTGTTTTTAGTTAATGGTATCAAATGAACTAAGAGtaggagtctgggagaaactggtgaattatgcacacaCTGAATAGGGCAGCTAGCAAGATGCAGGTTATCGGGTTGCAGAATTTGAAACCTGCAGGGAAGACCATCGCAGCCAGGCGATTTTATTATTGGATAAGCTGTTTATGGCATTGCTGATGTTAACTTGCATAATACGATGggtgaaatgaaattgaatgttatcagtaGGAGGCTATCTACTTTGCTGGGAGTCTTGATCGATATACAATTCAGGATAGCGCTGAAGTGACGCCCATTCTTGTGATAGCCTCatcgacggcttctcctactctctgtgatagcttctagttttgggatttaggatTGAATGTCACTCCAAAGGTGGGCGGGCCCATATTTGCCTTTCATTCAGTATGCATTGTTTAAGAGCAAATTTAAACTGCCCTCTCACCTGTCTCATATTAGCAATGCAGTGTCCTTCCCTTGGCCTGCCATTTTGTCTCCAGTAAAAACATTTCATGAGCGCATACAGGTCTTTAAACCAATTCATTCCAGCCAGGTATGTACAGATGTTGCCTTGACAAAATCTGAAGGTATCCCTGCCTGAGGCAAGCATAGCAGCCATTGTATTCTAATAAAATTCTTTAAGATCTCCTGTGGTGGTCATTTCACATTTTGGGTTAATGCAAAAAGGCATCTGCCAGTTGAACTATTAACCGCAATCTATTTTCCGTGGTCACCCTAAAGGATcttgtttttcttggtttttaaagtcCCAGGTCACAGCAGCAGGTAGGCGACCAGTTAGGCGATTCACAGTAGAGTGATGAGGtattgaatgacacctgtaaagGGGATGTAATCATAGCCTGTTGTGAGATCGAGTAAATGTTGTAGTGACACAATCGACTCATGAAGGTGCGTTGGACCAATGTAGTGACCAACCacgaggttgtaattgtgtccgttgtatttgtacataggtataggaagaGGTGGGGAGAGCATTAGGCCTACATCACTaaattgttttgtgggatgagaattaaggtccccaagcATACAAATGTGgccagcagtagaatcgtgaataattctatgtaactcacctaggatcatgcagtattgatcaaaatttttgttcttttcccagggcatataaacattaattattaggatcttggagtcccctactgtcactaatgtttgtaaaatattaaagCATTTGAAAATGAGCATGAGAGAGTTCCAGGCATAGGAAAGTTGCTGACTTCATGCAGTGTaccttttctcccattttttaataaagtatgacagaattttatttattcagaaattagGAATTAGGTATATGAGTTGAAGGAAAACATTTATTACAGATTGCACAAGGTGGATTtgagttcatttattttcaacatgGATACCTGTTCACTTGAACTGAGAATTTTGCCAAAGGTGAAAAATGCAGATCTGTACAGTATTGTTGGCTTTCAACCATGAAATAAATCACCAGTACCCAAAGCATTTAGGTTTCATCCAGTTATAGACTCAGAATTTAATAAATTGACAGTTATCTCTTTTGATGCCTGACAAAATTCTTTTCCTCCCTGCAGATTTCGCCAACATGACGAACCTAAAGGTTTGCGCCCGCGGGAAGGCTGAACATGTTCTCTCGTGGATACAAGAAGTTTAGAACTGAGCATCTCTTACCTTCTTGAGGGTCTACAAGGTCGGAGACATTGTTGACTTGAAGGTAtgttataataattgttttagtGAATGGTTGAAATCCCCACTAGCATGCCCTGTTGCCAAGTAGCTGTAGCTTAAAGAAGTGTAAGTTGCATTCAACTTGTATATAGGTCTGTAAAGATTTAATGGTTGCAATGAGCACCAGAGGTTAGGGAAAGGCCATTGCACTGTCACTTGTCACAGAGAGTGCATGTAATACATCATAACCCAAACCTCTCCACCTTGTAAGCAAGCCTCAGGAAACCAGACAGATGGTTGCTTATAAAATAGCAGGTTGGCCTCACCCCATAATCACCCATCCTTAGCTTGGTTTTTCCTGTTGGAGTGAAGCTGTTGTCAAGCTTTTCaatatgtggattttttttttcccctttcaagaACACTTAAGGATGTGACGTTGAGGAAATTGTTAAAATTCATTTAACCTAGAATCATCAAATTTTGAGAAGTAGGGTTGTATGTCATTAAAGAAGTTCCATTGACACCAGAACTATATGTTATAGGCTTGTCTTTCTTTTTGCATCTgtcattacaatatatacaattatatatctgtataaacaagcacatactgtatatcaagCACAAGAATGTTTATATTCACTGACTGAATGCCTACTAGGTAACATAAAGGAAATACTGAGGGATGTATGgacaatagctctctctctcatctctctcctctctctctctctctctctctctctctaatctctctctctctctccatctctcctaTATCTGGTGATAGTATGAAAAGTTTTATCTAAGCTGACATTCCAAAAATCTTGAAGGTGTTTAGATAtctcaaaacaggaaaaaattcacCCAGATGATTGCATAAATGTTTATACAATTTTATGTATTAGCACATTTGTAAAGATGGATTGtgaataattttgatataattaaTTGACTCaaaatggatgaaatatgtaggCTCCAAAGGAAAGTTAATTTAGGTAATGAATCATCTCTGCTATTGTTAgatttaatacattaataaatttcttttgatagcCACTATGAAACTGCCTATTGACAGGAAGCTGATAGTAAAGTTGTGTCCATTCAAACAAACATTAGGAAATCCGAGAATTATGAAAAGATGACACCATTAAATTGCATAATATTAGTTGCTCAGTCCCATGTGAGAGTTCCAGTCAAGAACTCAGTTATACAGTAATGACATTAAAAGGAATATCTGGTGTTCAGTGTAGTAGATCATcaatacagtataacaaaaagAGAGATAATACATAAACTTCCTTTCTGTGCTTGTGGTGCAATCATTTAATTTAAGCTGCAGTACTTTTGTTGAAAAGGAACAGAATACTGTTGGGTTGGGAAATGATAGATGGAGAAGAAACTAATACCTGTATATGATTAATATacattttggtaaaaataatgaaGTGTCTGTCAGTGGATAGTCAGAGAAATAGCTGTTTTTACATGATAAAATGTCAGACTAAAAGAGTAAGTAGAGATTGCAAATCCTCCCCGCATTACCAGTAACCATTTGGATGGATTTGTTTTCCTTCCCTTCCATGTTGCTCCAAAAATAACGCTTTTTCCTTATGTTACCTAATAGGCATTCATTCCATATGTTACCTAATAGGCATTCAGTCAGGTGAATATACACGTTCCTGTGCTTGGCATACAgtatgtgcttgtatatatatataatttaattgtataatgtaaatgacagatgcaaaATTTTTCTGGCATGGAGACTTACTCCTGAATTTGGAttatattaatttagtttttattttcagggtAATGGTGCTTTCCAAAAAGGTTTGGTACACAAGTGTTATCATGGTAAAACTGGACGAGTATTCAATGTTACCCAACACGCCGTTGGTGTCATTGTCAATAAGAGAGTAAAGGGAAAAATCCTGGCCAAGAGGTAAGTTTTGGAGATACAGTACATAAAGTTAGTTTTCTGTAGTGTAAGGTCAGTGTTTGTAGGTAAACATTTATTAGGCTGTATCCTGCAGTGGTAAAGACGATGGGGATGTAtcaaagccctctctctctcagatacattTCTGTAATAAAGGGGCTTTAGTGATGTGTTGATATAAGATGCATTTCACATTGCAGTGGCCAGTGTTATGAGTcctgttaataaattaatttttttgttcacaCATAGCTTCAGATAGAATGATAAAATGATAGCTGGTGGCAAAAAAGTACCAAGTAAACACCCCCTCAATCAAGCCcaggagatttatttttaatctcttccATTAAGTTGTAAGGCTTTCCTTATGCTGTCAGGCATGCATAACAACTGCAAAGTGAAGATGAACAAAGAGATTTGGGATAATCAGCAGGTTATCATATTAGAAATCCCACTAAAGTATTGAACTACTGTACCTTTGTAATCTTCAAATACTATAGTTGATAATGTATTGCCATTTAGGAACGTTCTTattgtttttagaattttattaacTACAGGATAGTCTGTGTGTTATGGGATGGCTGCAGAAAACATGGCAAACATTAGACAACCATTGCTCTTAGATGAAAATTTCATCACCTTTGATTCTGTCAACAAAATTCTAGTAAGATAATGTTTGTTTTATACTTCTAGTTactacagatttattttttattgtgaagaaACATGAACTTATGGTTATAGTAcatttgttactttctttttgttCAGATTGAACGTCCAAAATCGAGCACATTGCCCTCCAGATGCCAGGAAGATTTCaagaagagggtgaaggagaATGATCGCATCAGGAAGGAGGCCAAGGAGAAGGGCATCAGAGTTTCTGTGAAGAGGCAGCCAGCTGAACCTCGTCCAGCTCACAAAGTCAACATTACTAATAATAAGCCAGAATTCTTGACGCCTCTTCCATATGAGTTCATTGCTTAAATAAAGTGATAGTGGAAGTTTGTCTTTCAAAAGCATGACCTTAATCCTGCACTGTTCGTAACATACTTGTTTCACagtcattattaatattcttttctattcgCAGGGTCAAACTGAAGAttagttctttcctcttctctaaTATTTCTTAGTCACTTCAagttattttaatgtaatgagaAGTGATCAATTGGAAGTTGAATATTTTCAGCCTGCCAAGATCTTTTACTTTATGTGACCGTGAATTTTGTATGTTGTaagagtatatgtatttattggtgttttatgGAGGGATACCTTTTCGAGAGGAAAGTAGTTGTACAAATTTtagaggaaaatatgaaaggagcaGTACTACACTAATATAGAGTTATTGCAGTAACATTGGAAGCAGCAAAGCAGACctaaaattttatgaatgtaGACAAACGTGGGCAAGGTTATTTAAAACTACAGCATGACAAACCCATCCTGCCATGTACGATCGCATATGCTTTTGACAACTTTAATAAgttgaaatggaaattttttatattctgaataagtGTTGCTATAAGAAATATTGGTCATTAGACGAGTCCTATGGGGTCCAGTGgcagtaattttgttcttttacaaCGAGCACTTACTCATGgtattgtatttttaatcatGGTTGAAATTGAAAGGGTCTTGTTTCATCTTACTGAACTCGAACTTTTTGTCCAAGTGACAAAAtgattggtcccagtgcttggtcttcggcctaaatttcatattctcttcaatATTCATTATGGTGTATTGGTTAACCATTATCTACATATTTGTGCATTCCAAATCCAGCACATATTTGCTGTTAAGGCTATTGTGACATGGAAGTAGTAACGAGGTTTTTATTTAGAGATACTAATAAAGCAGCAGCAATGTCTATGACCAATAATATCCCGTGTAAAGAATTGGTCACGTCCCTTTTGACCCATGGTCATCTGGAAAACAATCCATGTAACCCAGTCCTTGAGTACAGGACAGCGCTTGCAAGCAATTActgaggatctttgcagcgtcccttcggcccctagctgcaacactaatcattccttttacttgtaACACCGTTAATATTCGCTTTCattcgtcttactttccaccctcacccaACAATTgtttctagtgcaactgcgaggctttcctcctgttgctcCTTTCAAAGCTCTCGGTTTTCCTTTCATCCTTTggacaaaattctatattccattaaaAAATCATTTGGATTATTAGGGCCAAGATGTCCCGCCCTGtaaccggtaaaaaaaaaaaaatgccgtcgGGGACACTTGGCAATACTGTAAGGCGAAGACAAGAGTAGTTccacagtgaagagaaattgAACTTGGAAATAGCGTCAACATTTAAGTTTTGAATTGGGTCGCGTTTAATGGGTAATTTGCATAAGTATACCTcaattttaccagaccattgagctgattaacagctctcctagggctggcccgaaggattagacttattttacgtggctaagaaccaactggttacttagcaacgggacctacagctcattgtggaatccgaaccacattatagcaagaaattaatttctatcaccagaaataaatccctctaactcttcatcacccggttggagactcgaactccgcctagcagagtgctatccgagaactctaccgactcgcccaacgaagggCTTGGTAATTTGCATAAATTCCTAGTGGACGAATATATAGCATTACCTCAAATTATCCTTGTgcataatatagaaatataatagcTTTAAAATGTTCCTTATGCCAAATAATGATTACCTTACTTCGCACCTTTTGGctggcatattttttttactaaatagtTGGGTAAATAACAACCTAGTTACTTTATACTGTAATACACTGGCTGAATGTAGGGTGCGTTTAATACGTAtcatattttgtttcactttaaGACCGTCTGTAGATTGTACTATTTAAAATGGTAAcggctttcattccttttaattattGACGAAATCATATACTCTCCTTTGGGTGGAACTATTTAATAATAGATGGGTGCAGATAACTAATGAAACGCACAAACTATTCTGTAACTAATGTTTATAGTTGCTGAAAATATATGAACTCCCCAAGAACACTTGAGCAGAGAATTCTCTCTGACTTCAGTAAAATTGATGACGTCATTTCAGTCATACTCAAGTTAAAAAGGCAGAGTTAATATAGTATTCAAAGCAATCTTTAACAAGTATGACGTATGCATACTTGGtgtgattatttttcctttttaaatctaTGAATTATTTGAAAGTGAAAGCTTTCTGGAAACTTTTCCAAAACCACTTTTCTGTTGGCATTGACCGGACTCCTTAAACGTCGCGTTTGTTGTCCTTGGACGACAAGGTTTGCTGGTTACAGCATACTGCCTAGTGGACCGTTGTGGAAAAATTTCGGTGCTTTTAAATTTTGAACATAACATATCGCAAATGATTCAACCTTTACTTTTACGGATTTACGGTAAGTTTGACATTTCGTACCATCTTTCTAACATAATGTGTTCATAAAGCATGGAGGCCATTCGCACCCTGGAATACTCGAAATAATAGCCAAGCTAAGAATGTCCAGTGCCAGTTTAAATGAGGACCACCTTTGATCTCTTGACAGACGGACAAGGGTGTGTATGCCTATAACCTGAGGTGGTCAGGTTGCATAGGTTTGGCCTCAGCTGATGAGAGCCTAGTGTGCATGTTTCTTTTATGGCCTACCGGTATTGAGGTACGGTAAAAGTAGTATGCTTATGAAGTACTGAAGGAAACCCGGATATTTTTCAAGTCTGTGCCAAAATTGTTAAAAGTGTTGGTCTAGTTACTGAAATATTGGTATGAACAGTATTTCTGAGATGTATGTTACCGTATTATTGCGAGTCATTGTAATATGCAGTGAACTTCATGATATATCCCAAATTCCATACCTTCGTACATTATCTTGGGCATGGCGACATTTAACATTAACCAGTGGCAAATGCTATCTCCAAGGACGTATTGAAACTCCCAAACACTTTTGTGACTTGGAAGAAGTTGGTGATatgtacatagatagataaacttCTATCTAATATAacggatatatattttttaatgtcaaaAGCCTGGGTATATGTAAAGGAGACATCagcattaaaatattctttattaatataattttctctgtagtgtagaaaatggtgtatataatacattacaGGTGAGGTTGAGAAGTTTactgagataatgagaaattcacTGTATTTTGTCTCTTCGTACTTGCATCCCCAAGGAGAAAGTAATAAACATGGTGTCTTGCTGAGCTTCCACATACTTAGTACCAGCCTTTAGGGGATTAATGTAagatcataaacaaaagacggcaGATATCATATTGGTAATTTTCTGAAATTATCTCGTCTctactgtattatatacaccgttttggtaattctaagccggctgtccgcggtgagctagactatggcaattgacgtttttcaatgttattttacttgctttacaagaatttaaagtaatattttgtcggccatctgtaactaagctgtcattgacctttgaagaacCACGAACCAGATTACCTACGCAGGGAGGTCTAATGTATTCATGCAAGCCCCCACCCTCCATAGTTAATgcaaccagtaaacaccctaaaaataccaacataattacttagaggtgtttactggttacaatttgccctattagctatggaggtgggggctgGCTTGCCGCGAATAAACtaacctaccctgcgttaggtaattcaagtcatgcagtcttcaaaggtcaatcacagtttagcTTACAACCGggtgacaaaatattactttaaattcttgtaaaggcaagtaaaataacatagaaaaacgccaattgccacagtctagctcaccgcggacagccggcttagaattacccaataacttgttaatgtatgggtacccccccatcccaggccagtactaaacatggcgaagggacattccatttggccgacaacaaacaaatgcaccgccagtatcagaagccctaaaagtgaagaaaaaaccagtttccaaggtaaaaactggcttggagctaatacttagaattaccatcccacctaacctaacctagggcactgaAATTAGAAT contains the following coding sequences:
- the RpL21 gene encoding LOW QUALITY PROTEIN: large ribosomal subunit protein eL21 (The sequence of the model RefSeq protein was modified relative to this genomic sequence to represent the inferred CDS: inserted 1 base in 1 codon; substituted 1 base at 1 genomic stop codon), which gives rise to MFSRGYKKFRTEHLXTFLRVYKVGDIVDLKGNGAFQKGLVHKCYHGKTGRVFNVTQHAVGVIVNKRVKGKILAKRXVLEIQYINTLPSRCQEDFKKRVKENDRIRKEAKEKGIRVSVKRQPAEPRPAHKVNITNNKPEFLTPLPYEFIA